The Pseudomonas kermanshahensis genome includes a window with the following:
- a CDS encoding Bax inhibitor-1/YccA family protein, which produces MREQDYAVHHGQQVEQQEISKVLRNTYSLLALTLAFSGVMAFVAQQMRVGYPNVFVVLIGFYGLFFLTNKLRDSAWGLVSTFALTGFMGFILGPILNRYLGMAGGAEVVSSAFAMTALVFGGLSAYVLITRKDMSFLSGFITAGFFVLLGAVVASFFFQISGLQLAISAGFVLFSSVCILFQTSAIIHGGERNYIMATISLYVSIYNLFVSLLQLFGIMGRDD; this is translated from the coding sequence ATGCGCGAACAGGATTACGCCGTACACCACGGCCAGCAGGTCGAGCAGCAGGAGATCAGCAAAGTCCTGCGCAACACGTACAGCCTGCTGGCACTCACCCTCGCCTTCAGCGGTGTCATGGCCTTTGTGGCCCAGCAGATGCGCGTCGGCTACCCGAACGTGTTCGTGGTGCTGATCGGCTTCTACGGGTTGTTCTTCCTCACCAACAAACTGCGTGATTCGGCCTGGGGCCTGGTGTCCACCTTTGCCCTCACTGGCTTCATGGGCTTCATCCTCGGCCCTATCCTCAACCGTTACCTGGGCATGGCCGGTGGCGCTGAAGTGGTCAGCTCGGCATTCGCCATGACCGCACTGGTGTTCGGTGGCCTGTCGGCCTATGTGCTGATCACCCGCAAGGACATGAGCTTCCTCAGCGGCTTCATCACGGCAGGCTTCTTCGTGCTGCTGGGTGCAGTGGTTGCCAGCTTCTTCTTCCAGATCAGCGGCCTGCAATTGGCGATCAGCGCTGGCTTCGTGCTGTTCTCGTCGGTCTGCATTCTGTTCCAGACCAGCGCGATCATCCATGGCGGCGAGCGCAACTACATCATGGCGACCATCAGCCTGTATGTATCGATCTACAATCTGTTCGTCAGCCTCCTGCAGCTGTTCGGCATCATGGGCCGCGACGACTGA
- a CDS encoding nucleobase:cation symporter-2 family protein, whose translation MSSHEHSPGASAPANELVLGLEDKPRLLIGLLAALQHLLAIIVPIVTPGLLICQALGVSARDTNLIVSMSLVISGIATFVQCKRFGPFGAGLLIVQGTSFNFVGPLIAGGALMVKQGTPVEGVMAAIFGVVIAGSFVEMGVSRILPFVKRLITPLVTGIVVLMIGLTLIKVGLISMGGGFGAMANGTFANGENLLLSGVVLAIIVILNRIPVVWMRSCAIVIALAVGYALAGYLGRLDFTGMHEAALFQVPTPLHFGLSFSWALFIPMLVIYLVTSLEAIGDVTATSKVSRQPVEGPVWMQRIKGGVLVNGANSLLAGLFNTFPSSIFAQNNGVIQLTGIASRHIGIWIAVMLVLLGLFPTVAGVIQAVPEPVLGGAAMVMFGAVAASGINILASTQLDRRALLIIAVSLALGLGVAQVPEFLAHMPAAIRNVLESGVATGGICALVLNWFLPESKERA comes from the coding sequence ATGAGCTCACACGAACACAGCCCAGGCGCATCGGCGCCTGCCAATGAACTGGTGCTGGGTCTTGAGGACAAGCCACGGCTGCTGATCGGCCTGCTGGCGGCGCTGCAGCACCTGCTGGCGATCATCGTGCCGATCGTGACACCGGGCCTGCTGATTTGTCAGGCATTGGGTGTTTCGGCGCGGGACACCAACCTGATCGTATCCATGTCGCTGGTGATCTCCGGCATCGCCACCTTCGTCCAGTGCAAGCGCTTCGGGCCGTTTGGCGCGGGGTTGCTGATTGTTCAGGGCACCAGCTTCAACTTCGTCGGGCCGTTGATTGCTGGCGGCGCGCTGATGGTCAAGCAAGGCACGCCGGTAGAAGGCGTAATGGCGGCCATTTTTGGCGTGGTGATCGCAGGCTCCTTCGTGGAGATGGGCGTGTCGCGTATCCTGCCGTTCGTCAAACGCCTGATCACGCCACTGGTGACCGGCATCGTCGTGCTGATGATTGGCCTGACCCTGATCAAGGTCGGCCTGATCAGCATGGGCGGCGGCTTTGGCGCGATGGCCAACGGCACCTTCGCCAATGGCGAAAACCTGCTGCTGTCGGGCGTGGTGCTGGCGATCATCGTCATTCTCAACCGCATCCCGGTGGTATGGATGCGCAGCTGCGCTATCGTCATCGCCTTGGCGGTGGGCTATGCGCTGGCCGGCTACCTGGGCCGCCTGGACTTCACCGGCATGCACGAGGCTGCGCTGTTCCAGGTGCCCACACCGCTGCACTTTGGCCTCAGCTTCTCGTGGGCGCTGTTCATTCCGATGCTGGTGATCTACCTGGTGACATCGCTGGAAGCCATTGGTGACGTTACCGCCACCAGCAAGGTCTCGCGCCAACCGGTCGAAGGCCCGGTGTGGATGCAGCGGATCAAAGGCGGCGTGCTGGTCAACGGCGCCAACTCGCTGCTGGCCGGCTTGTTCAACACCTTCCCCAGCTCAATCTTCGCCCAGAACAACGGCGTTATTCAGCTGACCGGCATCGCCAGCCGCCATATCGGCATCTGGATCGCTGTGATGCTGGTGCTGTTGGGCCTGTTCCCGACGGTTGCTGGAGTGATCCAGGCGGTACCGGAGCCGGTACTGGGTGGCGCGGCCATGGTGATGTTCGGCGCGGTAGCGGCCTCGGGTATCAACATCCTGGCCAGCACGCAGCTGGACCGTCGCGCCCTGCTGATCATTGCTGTGTCGCTGGCCTTGGGCCTGGGCGTGGCCCAAGTGCCTGAGTTCCTGGCCCACATGCCGGCGGCAATCCGCAATGTGCTGGAGTCGGGCGTCGCCACCGGCGGTATCTGCGCCCTGGTGCTGAACTGGTTCCTGCCAGAGAGCAAAGAGCGCGCCTGA